The following are from one region of the Palaeococcus ferrophilus DSM 13482 genome:
- a CDS encoding helicase-related protein gives MVDAHMGMKIKPGHIIKSAKLKEPFLVEIVQQVGGTVKLAGAYLESREPDYLIFTEDELADMTIIENPLDFKGDPEAVALAIEGERYHFAALYDPILAVSVSKIAPLPFQIDAVYNHILKNPEIRFLLADDPGAGKTIMAGLVIKELKLRGLAERILIVVPGHLVPQWRREMKEKFQEEFQIINREVFKTTTDVWRREKQVIASIDFLKQEDIIKSLENVDWDLVIVDEAHKMAAYRFGKRVRRTKRYRVGEVLSKNSTHMLFLTATPHKGDPENFRLLLDLLVPGLFSDKEILHEAIQRGENPIFLRRMKEDLVGFDGKRLFKPRYPHTVTFRLTDKEVRLYNELSKYLHYQYTVLGGNRRSIVFPLVIFQRRFASSVYALLQSLKRRKALLQDRLQSGELEVKPIQLQFEDLIEIEDEEERKRWEAERWMEGVILTRRKDRLKAEIQTLNELIRMSEELIALEEETKLKKLKETLETIKRDHGEKEKILIFTEFKDTLEYLVNKLQEWGYTVTFIHGEMDMETRLQREKDFNDWAQVMVATEAAGEGINLQFCHLLINYDIPWNPNRLEQRIGRVHRYGQKYPVHIFNFVVENTREGMVLQRLLKKIEEIRKALGDKVFDVIGELLDGENLYQLLSEVAIMLRDPDTVLREEEPSLKPEEITKKAEELLAESLATKHIDLTKIMQLLEKAEENKLSPEYLELFFLKAMKRLNARVREKEPHVYSIERTPRVLRELAERKRYGVVERSYRAITFDKKLSDKRDGLEFVSFGHPLFEALREWVQEEHLKELQRGAVFYDPRNRLHGTVWFFEGEVRDGSNKTAGKTLVAVYDDGEDFEIIDPKIVWDLEPAKDAPEVNTDFKRREDAMIYARKALDGYKNQLLKERKRQAEIKRKYGIKSLRKLIDDIDFKLAEYELLPPDEKKRYALTIRNLEERLNRYRRTLEELPEKIERETSLVVRPPVFIGAIYVLPRGQMGEDPAIEEIGMQIAMEYERKHGREPKDVSKENLGYDIYSEGNGEKRHIEVKARARLGDVELTWNEYVTAKRLRDKYWLYVVAYAAEKPTLYIIRDPAHTLKVVEKYEIRFKVPLEEWRKKGKKVEV, from the coding sequence TTGGTTGATGCTCACATGGGTATGAAGATCAAACCAGGGCACATTATAAAAAGTGCAAAACTGAAAGAGCCTTTTCTTGTGGAGATAGTGCAACAAGTAGGTGGCACAGTAAAACTTGCAGGAGCATACCTTGAGTCACGGGAACCTGACTACCTCATCTTCACTGAAGACGAACTGGCAGACATGACTATAATAGAAAACCCCTTAGATTTCAAAGGCGATCCAGAGGCGGTGGCACTTGCAATCGAGGGAGAAAGATATCATTTCGCCGCTCTTTACGATCCAATACTCGCGGTGAGTGTATCGAAGATAGCTCCCCTACCCTTCCAGATAGACGCAGTTTACAATCACATCCTCAAGAACCCAGAAATACGCTTCCTCCTTGCCGATGATCCCGGTGCAGGAAAGACCATTATGGCAGGTCTCGTGATAAAGGAACTCAAACTCAGAGGGCTCGCGGAGAGAATCCTCATTGTTGTTCCAGGGCACCTCGTACCACAATGGCGGCGTGAGATGAAGGAGAAGTTCCAAGAAGAATTCCAGATTATCAATAGGGAAGTGTTCAAAACAACCACAGATGTATGGAGACGCGAAAAGCAAGTAATAGCCTCAATAGATTTCCTCAAGCAGGAGGATATCATCAAAAGCCTCGAAAACGTGGACTGGGACCTTGTGATAGTGGACGAAGCCCACAAGATGGCCGCCTACCGCTTTGGGAAGAGAGTACGCCGTACAAAGAGGTACAGAGTCGGTGAGGTACTCTCAAAGAACTCAACCCACATGCTCTTTCTCACGGCTACTCCTCATAAAGGGGATCCCGAGAACTTCCGTCTTCTCCTTGACCTATTAGTTCCAGGCCTTTTTAGTGACAAAGAAATATTACACGAAGCCATACAACGGGGTGAAAATCCCATATTCCTCAGGCGCATGAAGGAAGACCTCGTGGGATTTGACGGAAAACGACTGTTCAAGCCGAGATACCCTCATACCGTGACCTTCAGACTCACGGACAAAGAAGTCCGCCTTTACAATGAGCTCTCAAAGTATCTCCACTACCAGTACACGGTCCTTGGAGGCAACAGAAGAAGCATAGTCTTCCCGCTTGTGATATTCCAAAGGAGATTTGCATCGAGTGTATATGCTCTCCTCCAGTCCCTCAAGCGTAGAAAAGCTCTTCTCCAGGACCGCCTGCAGAGCGGAGAACTTGAAGTGAAACCCATTCAGCTTCAATTCGAAGATCTCATTGAAATTGAAGACGAGGAAGAGAGAAAACGTTGGGAAGCTGAACGGTGGATGGAAGGGGTCATCCTAACCAGACGAAAGGACCGCCTAAAGGCGGAGATACAAACTCTAAACGAGCTTATCAGGATGAGCGAAGAACTGATAGCATTGGAGGAGGAAACGAAGCTCAAAAAACTCAAAGAAACCCTTGAAACAATCAAAAGAGATCACGGAGAAAAAGAAAAGATCCTCATCTTTACTGAGTTCAAAGACACCCTCGAGTACCTCGTAAATAAACTCCAAGAATGGGGGTATACTGTCACATTTATCCATGGCGAGATGGACATGGAGACTAGACTTCAGCGGGAGAAAGACTTCAATGACTGGGCTCAGGTCATGGTAGCCACAGAGGCTGCCGGAGAGGGAATAAACCTCCAATTCTGCCACCTTCTCATAAACTACGATATCCCATGGAACCCCAATCGGCTCGAGCAGAGAATAGGAAGGGTGCACCGTTACGGCCAGAAATACCCAGTTCACATCTTCAACTTCGTGGTGGAGAACACAAGGGAGGGCATGGTTCTCCAGAGGCTTCTAAAAAAGATAGAGGAGATACGCAAAGCATTAGGAGACAAGGTCTTTGATGTCATTGGCGAACTCCTCGATGGTGAAAACCTCTACCAACTCCTCTCTGAGGTCGCCATCATGCTTAGAGACCCCGACACGGTTTTGAGAGAAGAAGAACCATCCCTAAAACCCGAAGAGATAACGAAAAAAGCCGAAGAGCTCCTCGCTGAAAGCCTCGCGACTAAACATATAGATCTAACCAAGATAATGCAACTCCTCGAAAAAGCCGAGGAGAACAAGCTCTCTCCGGAATACCTCGAACTCTTCTTCCTCAAAGCCATGAAGCGCCTCAATGCAAGGGTGAGAGAGAAAGAACCCCACGTCTACTCCATCGAGCGGACACCGAGGGTTCTCAGAGAGCTCGCAGAGAGAAAACGCTACGGCGTTGTCGAGCGCTCTTACAGGGCAATAACCTTCGACAAGAAACTATCAGATAAAAGGGATGGCCTCGAGTTCGTCTCCTTCGGCCACCCCCTCTTTGAGGCCCTCCGCGAATGGGTGCAGGAAGAGCACCTCAAAGAGCTCCAGCGTGGAGCGGTATTCTACGACCCCAGAAACCGGCTTCACGGCACCGTCTGGTTCTTTGAGGGTGAGGTCAGGGATGGTTCCAACAAAACTGCGGGAAAGACACTCGTGGCGGTATATGATGACGGCGAAGATTTCGAGATCATAGACCCCAAGATAGTGTGGGACCTCGAACCGGCAAAAGATGCTCCCGAAGTAAACACGGACTTCAAGCGCAGGGAAGACGCTATGATATACGCGAGGAAAGCCCTTGACGGCTACAAAAACCAACTCCTCAAAGAAAGGAAAAGGCAAGCGGAAATAAAGAGAAAGTACGGAATAAAATCACTACGGAAGCTCATAGATGACATAGACTTCAAGCTTGCAGAGTACGAACTCCTGCCCCCAGATGAAAAGAAAAGGTATGCTCTTACAATAAGAAACCTTGAGGAGAGGTTGAACCGCTACAGAAGGACACTGGAAGAACTCCCCGAAAAAATAGAGAGGGAAACAAGCCTTGTAGTTAGACCACCTGTCTTCATAGGGGCCATTTATGTACTCCCCAGAGGGCAGATGGGCGAAGACCCGGCTATTGAGGAGATTGGAATGCAGATAGCGATGGAGTACGAAAGGAAGCACGGAAGGGAGCCAAAGGACGTATCGAAAGAGAACCTCGGCTATGACATCTACTCAGAGGGGAACGGTGAAAAGAGGCATATCGAAGTGAAGGCGAGAGCACGTCTCGGAGACGTTGAACTCACCTGGAACGAGTACGTGACGGCGAAGAGACTCCGTGACAAGTACTGGCTCTACGTTGTTGCGTACGCAGCCGAAAAGCCGACCCTCTACATTATCCGTGATCCCGCTCATACACTCAAGGTCGTTGAGAAGTACGAGATCAGGTTCAAAGTCCCGCTTGAAGAATGGAGAAAGAAGGGTAAAAAGGTTGAAGTCTGA
- a CDS encoding DUF1156 domain-containing protein — protein sequence MEDKRFIEVAFPVKAVSEESAREKNIRHGHISTLHIWWARRPLASSRATNYAALIPAPKNEAEIERNKKFIGKLSKWESSLDEEVIRKAREDILEYFKQIRDDQNQERPRVLDPFAGGGSIPLEALRLGLETYAMDYNPVAVLILKAILEYPQKYGKKKKGALDEWVSGKKEEKNYDLVRDVKKWGEWVLEEARKELERFYPKDDDGYIPVGYIWARTIKCQNPACGAEIPLMRQFWLAKKNNKRVALYPYVEGNEVTFKIAGDGYEPMPEDFDPSKGTVKGAKVTCPVCGMTHDANTTRKLFREGKAGQRMVAVVLYHPEKRGKIYRLPTEKDIQAYEEAKRYLEEKRAKLMEEWGIDPVPDEPLPPKGTLGFRVQNYGMTKWGDLFNDRQKLALITFVEKVRKAYENMLKEGYDEGYAKAVATYLALTVDRLIYFHNSLNTWQAEYEKTRGIFSRGTMSMTWDYTELQPVGSSAGSWESIFEDVPSVIENCNPEITRPSTVIQSSATSLPFPDNYFDAVFTDPPYYDNVPYSYLSDFFYVWLKRTLGELYPELFMTPLTPKSKELVAYTQNQDWEAAKRYFEEGMKQALREIHRVLKPNGILVLVYAHKTTEGWETLINSLLDSGLVPTASWPLHTERATRLRAKESAALASSIYIVARKIKKEGIGWFDEVKKELRVTLEKKLDQLWKEGISGADFFISAIGSAIEVFGKYEKVLDYEGNEIRGDRLLQLVRDIVSDYAIRQALREDISAELSPLTKFYVLWRWTYGEAKVAFDEARKLATSVGLDLEKEWNRGFIVKEKEFIRVLGPQDRKLKEIKGNDLIDVLHKALLLWQANRKREMVGLLAETGWGEKDAFFKVAQVISEVLSKDSKEKKLLDGFLAGREHIRRAIEKGDYSLFNGEEEPEKQATIERFIGR from the coding sequence ATGGAGGACAAACGCTTTATTGAGGTCGCTTTTCCGGTCAAGGCCGTGAGTGAAGAGTCCGCAAGGGAAAAGAACATAAGGCACGGCCACATCTCAACACTCCACATCTGGTGGGCAAGGCGCCCGCTAGCTTCGTCACGAGCCACAAACTACGCCGCACTCATTCCGGCACCAAAAAACGAAGCCGAAATCGAGAGAAACAAGAAGTTCATAGGGAAGCTCTCGAAGTGGGAGAGTTCCCTTGACGAGGAAGTTATACGAAAAGCCCGTGAAGACATACTGGAGTACTTCAAGCAGATACGGGACGACCAGAACCAAGAGAGGCCGAGGGTTCTTGACCCCTTTGCGGGTGGTGGCTCAATCCCGCTCGAAGCCCTCCGCCTCGGGCTTGAAACGTACGCAATGGACTATAACCCCGTTGCTGTTCTCATTCTGAAGGCCATTCTTGAGTACCCCCAGAAGTATGGAAAGAAAAAGAAGGGTGCACTCGACGAGTGGGTCTCCGGAAAGAAAGAGGAGAAGAACTACGACCTCGTGAGGGACGTCAAGAAGTGGGGCGAGTGGGTTCTTGAGGAGGCAAGAAAGGAGCTTGAGCGCTTCTATCCCAAGGACGATGACGGGTACATCCCTGTTGGCTACATTTGGGCGAGAACAATAAAGTGCCAGAATCCCGCTTGCGGTGCCGAGATACCCCTTATGAGACAGTTCTGGCTCGCAAAGAAGAACAACAAGAGGGTGGCCCTGTACCCGTACGTCGAAGGGAATGAAGTGACGTTCAAGATAGCGGGAGATGGCTACGAGCCGATGCCAGAAGACTTCGACCCGTCAAAAGGCACCGTGAAGGGGGCAAAGGTCACCTGTCCGGTCTGCGGCATGACTCACGATGCGAACACGACCAGAAAGCTCTTCCGTGAGGGGAAGGCCGGCCAGAGGATGGTGGCCGTTGTTCTGTACCACCCAGAGAAAAGGGGCAAAATCTACCGCCTACCAACGGAGAAGGATATCCAAGCGTACGAGGAAGCGAAGCGGTACCTTGAGGAGAAGAGAGCAAAGCTCATGGAAGAGTGGGGAATTGATCCAGTTCCTGATGAACCGTTACCGCCCAAGGGTACGCTTGGTTTCAGGGTTCAAAACTATGGAATGACAAAGTGGGGGGACCTCTTCAACGATAGGCAGAAGCTTGCACTGATAACCTTCGTTGAGAAAGTACGGAAAGCGTACGAAAATATGCTCAAAGAGGGCTATGATGAGGGGTATGCGAAGGCGGTGGCGACTTATCTGGCACTTACTGTGGATAGACTTATATACTTCCATAATTCCTTGAACACTTGGCAGGCAGAATATGAGAAGACTCGGGGAATATTCTCAAGAGGCACCATGTCAATGACTTGGGATTATACTGAACTTCAACCGGTTGGTTCGAGCGCAGGAAGCTGGGAAAGTATTTTTGAGGATGTTCCTTCCGTTATCGAGAATTGCAATCCTGAGATAACAAGGCCATCAACGGTTATCCAATCATCAGCAACATCACTCCCCTTCCCAGACAACTACTTTGACGCCGTCTTCACTGACCCACCGTACTACGATAACGTACCTTACTCTTACCTCAGCGACTTCTTCTACGTCTGGCTCAAGCGTACTCTTGGAGAACTTTATCCCGAGCTATTCATGACTCCTCTCACACCAAAGAGCAAGGAGCTCGTTGCTTACACCCAGAATCAGGACTGGGAGGCCGCAAAAAGGTACTTCGAGGAAGGAATGAAGCAGGCTCTCAGAGAAATTCACCGCGTTCTCAAGCCGAACGGAATTCTCGTGCTCGTATATGCTCACAAGACTACTGAGGGATGGGAAACCCTGATAAACTCCCTCCTTGACTCTGGTTTGGTACCAACGGCTTCTTGGCCACTCCACACTGAGAGAGCTACCCGACTCAGAGCCAAGGAATCAGCCGCCCTTGCATCGTCAATCTACATAGTTGCCCGTAAAATCAAGAAAGAGGGCATTGGCTGGTTCGATGAGGTCAAGAAAGAGCTCAGAGTAACGCTTGAGAAGAAGCTCGACCAGCTCTGGAAGGAGGGCATAAGCGGTGCGGACTTCTTCATCTCAGCCATAGGCTCGGCCATCGAGGTCTTTGGTAAGTACGAGAAGGTTCTCGACTACGAGGGCAACGAGATAAGGGGCGACAGGCTCCTCCAGCTCGTGAGGGACATTGTGAGCGACTACGCCATAAGGCAGGCTCTCAGGGAGGACATCTCCGCCGAGCTTTCTCCGCTTACAAAGTTTTACGTGCTCTGGCGCTGGACGTACGGCGAGGCGAAGGTGGCCTTCGACGAGGCGAGAAAGCTGGCGACGTCGGTCGGCCTTGACCTTGAGAAGGAGTGGAATAGGGGCTTCATCGTGAAGGAGAAGGAGTTCATCAGGGTTCTCGGCCCGCAGGACAGGAAGCTGAAGGAGATAAAGGGCAACGACCTCATTGATGTACTCCACAAGGCCTTGCTCCTCTGGCAGGCGAACAGGAAGAGGGAGATGGTCGGTCTGCTCGCAGAGACTGGCTGGGGTGAGAAGGATGCCTTCTTCAAGGTGGCCCAGGTCATCAGTGAGGTTCTCTCAAAGGACAGCAAGGAAAAGAAGCTCCTTGATGGGTTCCTGGCCGGAAGGGAGCACATAAGGAGGGCTATTGAGAAGGGAGACTACTCGCTGTTCAACGGTGAGGAAGAGCCGGAGAAGCAGGCGACGATTGAGCGGTTTATAGGGAGGTGA
- a CDS encoding AAA family ATPase has product MLFDVYPKTSIGELFGRKAEYLSFLDAIEKRRNFFIITGPRRIGKTSFLYAALNELEGEYGIPYAVIDARAATSVNSKYPQRVIAERLYKAIVRKGFIGGIISRIKSINLEGVGIDLQEENFDIIDVFSAINEGNELAVIAFDEAQYLRFSNEDLTKLFAWILDNLHNIVLVVTGSQVGVLENFLRLDDGNSPLYGRYEVRINLPRFNPSESLEFLRRGFEEYGMDVNERELLPVVNTLDGVPGWLVHYGAHRIDGLTNDEAIEKVLEKAMKYVQTEFEELDKLSPRYRTVIRAIAHLSEDKGYARWENIKRFAEGELGEGIDEKSMRGYLSKLMDYGFVETIGYGKYRIPDPVMYRVFKRM; this is encoded by the coding sequence ATGCTGTTTGATGTCTACCCTAAGACATCAATAGGAGAGTTGTTTGGGCGAAAGGCCGAGTACCTGAGTTTTCTTGATGCGATAGAAAAAAGAAGGAATTTTTTCATAATTACCGGTCCGAGGAGAATAGGGAAAACAAGTTTTCTTTATGCCGCGCTCAATGAACTTGAGGGGGAATATGGCATCCCTTATGCAGTAATTGACGCAAGGGCTGCTACATCTGTGAACTCTAAATATCCTCAGAGGGTTATTGCCGAGCGTTTGTACAAAGCAATAGTACGAAAGGGATTTATAGGTGGTATTATCTCCAGGATAAAGAGTATAAACCTCGAAGGGGTCGGGATTGACCTCCAGGAGGAAAATTTCGATATTATTGACGTTTTCTCGGCGATAAACGAGGGGAATGAGCTCGCTGTGATAGCCTTTGACGAGGCCCAGTATCTCAGATTTTCGAATGAAGATCTCACAAAGCTCTTTGCGTGGATTCTTGACAATCTCCACAATATCGTGCTCGTGGTTACTGGTTCCCAAGTTGGTGTTCTTGAGAACTTCCTCCGCCTTGATGATGGTAATTCCCCATTATACGGGAGATACGAGGTAAGAATCAACCTGCCACGTTTCAACCCTTCTGAGAGCCTTGAATTTCTGAGAAGAGGATTTGAAGAGTATGGAATGGATGTGAACGAACGTGAGCTTCTTCCAGTAGTGAATACTCTCGACGGGGTTCCCGGATGGCTTGTCCACTATGGAGCACACCGAATTGATGGACTCACAAACGACGAGGCCATAGAGAAGGTACTTGAGAAGGCCATGAAGTATGTACAGACGGAGTTTGAAGAGCTGGATAAGCTTTCTCCCAGATACAGAACTGTAATCAGGGCAATAGCCCATTTGAGTGAGGACAAAGGCTATGCAAGATGGGAAAATATCAAGAGGTTTGCTGAGGGAGAGTTAGGAGAAGGAATAGATGAGAAGTCAATGAGAGGATATTTATCAAAACTCATGGACTACGGTTTTGTGGAAACGATTGGATATGGAAAATACAGAATCCCCGATCCGGTCATGTATCGGGTTTTCAAGAGAATGTAA
- a CDS encoding ATP-binding protein: MELKPFYQIAIPHEDIKEGKFTLDTFAADLWSVYQNKGPEDYRNPQLFWERTYITKGLSDLIEIARKRLIDGTGDAVIQLQTPFGGGKTHSLIALYHKALEWGANVVVLDGTAFDAKEVILWEELERQLTGKVGLLKGDVAPGKIKLSELLEERAPVLILVDELLEYMVKAAGITVGETTLADQTLAFVHELTEVAKSTDKVLLVMTLPSSILEHYSEKAEEYFQKLQKIVGRSQKVFTPVQEEEVHDVIRTRLFKRIDEAEMEAIVKEAVEYLDKESLIPEGLNAYQYRQRFLRSYPFQPEVIDVLYHLWGSLPKFQRTRGVLRLLSIVVHSLMGRDVPFIRLSDFDLSVKTLRDELIDIIGESRYYSVLDADILSPNSGAKKVDKMVGESYEHYRVGTRAATVIFMYSFSGGDVKGATTKEIKLSCADTRYSSSIVGDAILYLKDNLLYLHYKDGRYHFSLEPSLNKLVVDEMNNVSDEQIAEVEHELLRGQLKGRHFKVYLWPSKPTDVPDSDPSLKLVVLREHDKDKVLQLLQSYGGGERVHKNTLIFLVPRETERASFNRFVRRYVAWKIIAEKAKRGSLELTSEQREDVKENLKRAREDIIQKIAELYRIVLLPKRGGYEELDLGMKPVGVKKTIEELIYEKLKDEGKLVEKMAPIVIEMKYLDGNEYVQTKLLYESFLKTPGMPLLKSKSVLVDAIREGVSEGRFGLGYLSGEEATCGYLGERPTVTLDDNEIIIRKDYCEKLKAAKETEIEEPTIPAEVSTTSIEPETTEWKPLEVREKQAVLVPSTTTEIETKPELSGLVSEVHLHLTLGPGTGGLTDLLRALRLLKSKFESVTIEIKAEKGSLTETEYENLLETFKQLNIEVREVHKE, from the coding sequence ATGGAGCTGAAGCCGTTTTATCAGATCGCCATTCCCCATGAGGATATAAAGGAAGGAAAGTTCACTCTCGACACTTTCGCGGCAGATCTTTGGAGTGTGTACCAAAATAAGGGGCCTGAAGATTACAGGAATCCCCAGCTCTTCTGGGAGAGGACATATATCACAAAGGGCCTGAGTGATCTCATTGAAATAGCGAGAAAGCGGCTTATAGATGGTACAGGCGATGCGGTAATTCAGCTCCAGACGCCGTTTGGTGGGGGTAAAACTCATTCGCTCATAGCACTTTATCATAAGGCCCTTGAGTGGGGAGCGAACGTTGTTGTTCTGGATGGTACTGCCTTTGATGCAAAAGAAGTAATCCTCTGGGAGGAGCTCGAGAGACAGCTTACGGGCAAAGTAGGCCTTCTCAAAGGAGATGTTGCCCCAGGGAAGATAAAGCTTTCAGAGCTCCTTGAAGAGAGGGCCCCAGTACTGATTCTCGTTGATGAGCTCCTTGAGTACATGGTAAAGGCTGCTGGTATTACCGTTGGGGAGACTACCCTCGCTGACCAGACCCTTGCATTCGTTCACGAGCTCACAGAGGTTGCAAAGTCCACTGATAAGGTTCTGCTCGTTATGACACTTCCATCAAGTATTCTCGAGCACTATTCTGAGAAAGCGGAGGAATACTTCCAGAAACTCCAAAAAATAGTGGGACGCTCACAGAAGGTATTCACACCTGTGCAGGAGGAGGAAGTTCATGATGTCATCAGGACGAGACTCTTCAAGAGAATTGATGAGGCTGAGATGGAGGCCATTGTGAAAGAGGCTGTTGAGTACCTTGATAAGGAAAGCCTCATTCCCGAGGGACTCAATGCATACCAGTACCGCCAGAGATTTCTCAGGAGTTACCCCTTCCAGCCCGAGGTCATTGACGTGCTCTATCATCTGTGGGGAAGCCTTCCAAAGTTCCAGAGGACGAGGGGAGTTCTGAGGCTCCTCTCAATCGTGGTGCACTCCCTTATGGGAAGGGATGTACCCTTCATAAGGCTTTCAGACTTTGATTTGAGCGTCAAGACTCTCAGGGACGAGCTTATTGACATCATTGGTGAGAGTAGGTACTATTCAGTTCTTGACGCTGATATTCTCTCTCCAAATTCAGGAGCGAAGAAAGTTGACAAGATGGTTGGAGAATCGTACGAGCACTATCGCGTGGGGACGAGAGCGGCAACCGTCATCTTCATGTACTCCTTCTCAGGTGGAGATGTGAAAGGAGCCACGACTAAGGAGATAAAACTCTCCTGTGCTGATACAAGATACTCAAGCAGTATAGTTGGGGACGCCATTCTTTACCTCAAGGACAATCTTCTCTATCTACATTACAAGGATGGAAGGTACCACTTCAGTCTCGAGCCAAGTCTCAACAAGCTGGTCGTTGACGAAATGAACAATGTGAGCGATGAGCAGATAGCGGAAGTCGAGCACGAGCTTTTGAGGGGGCAGCTCAAGGGTAGGCACTTCAAAGTGTACCTGTGGCCAAGCAAACCTACCGACGTTCCTGATAGTGACCCCAGCTTGAAGCTCGTTGTCCTGCGCGAGCACGATAAAGACAAGGTTCTCCAGCTACTCCAGTCATACGGCGGTGGTGAGAGAGTTCACAAGAATACTCTCATATTTCTCGTCCCGAGAGAAACGGAGAGAGCCAGCTTCAACAGGTTCGTGAGAAGGTACGTTGCGTGGAAGATCATCGCGGAGAAGGCGAAGAGAGGCTCGCTGGAGCTCACATCGGAACAGAGGGAGGACGTGAAGGAGAACCTGAAGAGGGCTCGTGAGGATATCATTCAGAAGATAGCCGAGCTTTACAGGATCGTCCTTCTTCCAAAGAGAGGTGGCTACGAGGAGCTTGACCTAGGAATGAAGCCTGTTGGTGTCAAGAAGACTATAGAGGAACTCATCTACGAGAAGCTCAAGGATGAGGGTAAGCTCGTTGAGAAGATGGCACCAATAGTCATTGAAATGAAATATCTCGATGGCAATGAATATGTTCAAACAAAGCTCCTCTATGAGAGCTTCCTCAAGACTCCAGGGATGCCACTCTTGAAGAGCAAGAGCGTGCTTGTAGATGCGATAAGGGAGGGTGTGAGCGAGGGGCGCTTTGGATTGGGGTACCTCTCTGGAGAGGAGGCAACATGTGGGTACCTTGGAGAGAGGCCCACGGTTACACTCGACGACAACGAGATTATCATAAGAAAGGATTACTGCGAGAAACTGAAAGCAGCGAAAGAAACAGAGATTGAGGAACCTACAATCCCTGCAGAAGTCAGTACCACGAGCATTGAACCTGAGACCACAGAGTGGAAACCCCTCGAGGTCAGGGAGAAGCAGGCAGTATTAGTTCCTTCAACTACAACGGAGATAGAAACGAAGCCTGAACTCTCGGGTCTAGTTAGTGAAGTGCATTTGCATTTGACTCTTGGTCCTGGCACAGGTGGACTCACGGATCTCTTGAGAGCATTGAGATTACTGAAATCCAAGTTTGAGAGTGTAACTATTGAGATAAAGGCTGAGAAGGGTTCCCTGACCGAGACAGAGTATGAGAATCTGCTCGAGACCTTCAAGCAATTGAACATTGAAGTCAGGGAAGTGCATAAAGAATGA
- a CDS encoding PD-(D/E)XK nuclease family protein has product MIPQTRESVDFSEVRNLPLVSVHTVANRLVKLPRVYMNRERILNTAFGIAFDYAISQWNRQILKGGKTTLQRLNASLLEVFTANANRELLTYIVRNRGNSTEKLVTPEEYTKYKALGLKMLKAFQQTPAFGKPRPEHRLVIIGGEYGLTARGDFIDRDKGIIFEVKSTTKTYTLPRARWQVLMYLLAYPEVERGAIIYFEEDGDEILPRIEVIRRDELDEASLLKIEQKVAQLARKSGRRLNPYQLRKWKILEIPSLLEWFQ; this is encoded by the coding sequence ATGATCCCTCAAACCAGAGAAAGTGTGGACTTTAGCGAAGTTAGGAATTTGCCGCTGGTTAGCGTGCATACGGTGGCTAATAGGTTAGTCAAACTTCCGCGTGTTTACATGAACAGGGAGAGGATACTCAACACCGCTTTTGGAATCGCTTTTGATTATGCAATCTCCCAATGGAACCGCCAAATCCTAAAAGGCGGAAAAACGACCCTCCAGCGCCTAAACGCCTCACTGCTGGAAGTTTTTACTGCTAACGCGAATAGGGAGTTGCTGACGTACATCGTACGCAACAGAGGTAACTCTACTGAAAAACTAGTCACTCCCGAAGAGTACACCAAGTACAAGGCGTTAGGGTTGAAAATGCTGAAAGCGTTCCAGCAAACTCCCGCCTTCGGAAAACCTCGCCCCGAACACCGCTTAGTGATAATCGGCGGCGAGTACGGTCTTACTGCCAGAGGGGATTTCATAGACAGGGATAAGGGTATCATTTTCGAAGTAAAAAGCACTACTAAAACGTACACTCTCCCCCGCGCGCGGTGGCAAGTTCTAATGTACTTGTTAGCTTACCCTGAAGTCGAGAGGGGGGCTATTATATACTTTGAGGAGGATGGGGATGAGATTCTTCCCCGCATTGAGGTGATCAGGAGGGACGAATTAGACGAGGCTTCACTCCTAAAAATCGAGCAGAAGGTTGCCCAACTCGCCCGGAAGAGCGGTAGGCGCCTAAACCCTTACCAACTCAGAAAGTGGAAAATACTCGAAATACCCTCCCTGTTGGAGTGGTTCCAATAA